The DNA region AGGTACAATCACATGGTTAAAGTAGTCCTGTGCGGATTTGAGGACAATTTTCTGGCTTACCAGCCGGGGCGCAGTTTTTGACATACGGTCCAAAAACTCAGGCGAACTGATCTCGTCGATGTAGGCTTTTGCCAAATAGGCCAGCCAGCCGTTATAGTTCCCCGCCTTGACTATGCCGTTGAGGGCTGTTACAAAACGCTCTATCTCCGCTTTAGTGACGGTATATTCCTGAACAGTCACGGTGGCGGGGTCAAAGACCTCTTCCACTGGCGCCGCAACAGGCTCAGGAACCGGCTCAGCAGGCGGCGCCTCCGCAACAATCGGCGGCGCTGCCACAGGCTGGGGAGACTCCGGCTTACTGGCGCAGGATAGGAGACCGATTAAAGGTATAATTAAAATTAAAGTTTTCATTTTATTCAACTCTATAATAGCATACCACAAAATTAAAAGAAAGGCTAGAAAATAGTAAATAAAACAAGTAATATAATGGTATATGTTAAAAGCCGCTTTTCCCGGATCCTTTGACCCCCCCAGTTTTGGTCACCTGGATATCATTGGCCGTGGGGCCGCCCTTTTTGATGAACTGGTGGTGGTAGTGGGGGCCAATCGGCAAAAAAAAGGCCTTTTTACCGTAGAAGAGCGGATCGCCCTGGTCGCGGAACTGGTAAAACCCTGGAAAAATGTAACTGTAGAAAGCTGGGACGGGCTTATTGCAGATTTTATCAGGGACCGGGACATCAGGCTTCTGATCCGTGGTATTCGTGGGGTGAACGATTTCTCCCAGGAATTGGACCTTTCTATATGGAACAAAACCCTGAATCCCAAAGCGGAGACCATTTTCATGAGTGCCGACCCCCGGTACTCCTTACTAAGCTCCTCGGCATTGAAGGAACTGGCATCGTTTCACCAAGATCTTTCACCTTATGCGCCGCTTCTGGTTGTGGAGGCGCTGAAGAAGAAGTTCTCTTAGCTTTTTGCTAATATGCCGGCGGGGGCGGGGAGGTCATCGGGGGGCTAACATGTTGAGTCCGCCTCCGTCAGCCCGCTGCGCGGTCTGCTACGGCGGGGAATTCCATAGACGCCCCCCGATGGCCTCCCCACCCCCGCCGGCACCTTGGTTAAAAGGTAGGGGATTTCGTCCACCCGCAGCGGCGTGTTGGTTCGGTGGGGTGACTTGGTTCTGGGGTGGGGCAGTTTCCGGAGACGCCCTCCTGCTCCCCGCCGGCGCCTTGGTTAAAAGGTAGGGGATTTCGTCCCCCCATAGCGGCGTGTTGGTTCGGGGGGTGACTTGGTTCTGGGGTGGGGCAGTTTCCGGAGACGCCCTCCTGCCCCCCGCCAGCGCCATGGTTAAAAGGTAGGGGATTTCGTCCCCCCACAGCGGCGTGTTGGTTCGGGGGGTGACTTGGTTCTGGGGTGGGGCAGTCTCTGATAGCAACCAAGGCATACCGCGAAAGAGAAGCCCTTTTTCCTCTGAACCAGACCTTGTAACCAAGGCGCCGACGGGGGGCGGGGCAGTCTCGGGGGCGTCTCTGGAATTCCTCCCCGGAGCAGACCCGTAGGGGCTGACGGAGGGGAATTCTACAGGTTAGCCCCCGAGGCTGTTCCGCCCCCCGTCGGCGTATTAGCGAAAAAGCCCTGACTCCCCAGGAAAATGGATATCTCCAGGAAAATGGGCTTGTCAAACTTGACAGTATTTGATATATTGTCTGGACTTTAAGATTTTATAAGTGAGGATTATAATATGGCAGTACCCAGAGCGAACACGTCGAAAGCCCGGACCCGCCGCCGGCAGTCAATTAATATGAAACTTACCGCCCCTACTCTGATTGAATGCAGCACCTGCGGTAATCGGGTTTTACCCCACCGGGTGTGTCCTAAGTGCGGTTTTTATCGGGGAAAGCAGGTAATTATTCCTGAATCAAAGGTTTAGCGCTGATTCCCAGGTCCTGGGCAGGGCGTTTAAAAGTAGAAATTTGGAGGATTGAAAGATTATGGATGAACTGTTTGAGAAGATTAAGAAGCTTATAGCGGATAAGCTGGAAATTGACGAAGGGAAGATTTCCCTCGACGCTTCTTTCCGGCAGGATTTGGGCGCGGACAGCCTGGATACCTATGAATTG from Treponema primitia ZAS-2 includes:
- the acpP gene encoding acyl carrier protein, translated to MDELFEKIKKLIADKLEIDEGKISLDASFRQDLGADSLDTYELVYAIEEEMGISIPDEKANEFETVRDAYDFIKSQQK
- the coaD gene encoding pantetheine-phosphate adenylyltransferase produces the protein MLKAAFPGSFDPPSFGHLDIIGRGAALFDELVVVVGANRQKKGLFTVEERIALVAELVKPWKNVTVESWDGLIADFIRDRDIRLLIRGIRGVNDFSQELDLSIWNKTLNPKAETIFMSADPRYSLLSSSALKELASFHQDLSPYAPLLVVEALKKKFS
- the rpmF gene encoding 50S ribosomal protein L32; its protein translation is MAVPRANTSKARTRRRQSINMKLTAPTLIECSTCGNRVLPHRVCPKCGFYRGKQVIIPESKV